One window of Oryza brachyantha chromosome 12, ObraRS2, whole genome shotgun sequence genomic DNA carries:
- the LOC102714873 gene encoding uncharacterized protein LOC102714873 produces MASSAFKSTTRRGLHPADDRPPGPRNRKATAPCPRRSRSVSVEPRARARGLGEYAAGNTRTNPLFDGGGDSACASSSPPPQVTAAAATGRRGGEAAAGRERGREVARKGSCPAGGSGRARSVSVAPRRRCTASSPSRESDDGSGGRRASRKTSVDGDMQPYRDPEAIRQSNHSNVPVQQVIEIPPEFDPDSAEFISDICDYTTEFIEEIVHIPFEFDPDNADLAPDVELHSTKLQQEQMEIPLEFDPDSPELSTDMIEYTTKLKQSHERARKLRADLAVEEQREQELSRVLKGIVTAPNFTEAHKRRPRRKSSIERLKVSKHLAEEAMNYFEECVSISTLDSTDLSSLEDPQINSVVSVAQKSSNTFFHKGVSSIADPHYPTDRHWHNEDSDNQMRCSISLTGSDASGSHAMMTLIPRTAYSSSDDLDGFDTPKSRSCCFSFTHEPTKTVEGDDVKQYLRSFGKGICKDLREIRSTYCDDDYVFQKMNADLLMDSMKFKNRVNFGGLLICNTRRF; encoded by the exons ATGGCGTCCTCCGCGTTCAAATCCACCACGCGCCGGGGCCTCCACCCCGCCGACGACCGCCCGCCGGGCCCCCGGAACCGCAAGGCCACAGCCCCTTGCCCACGCCGCTCCCGCAGCGTCAGCGTCGAGCCGCGCGCCCGCGCACGCGGCCTTGGGGAGTACGCCGCCGGCAACACACGCACCAATCCTCtcttcgacggcggcggggactcTGCGTGTGCGtcttcctctccgccgccgcaggtgacggcggcggctgctacTGGACGTCGCggtggggaggcggcggcgggccgggagagggggagggaggtggcgcggaAGGGTTCGTGCCCCGCCGGCGGGTCAGGGAGGGCGCGCTCTGTGTCCGtcgcgccgcggcgacggtgcaccgcctcgtcgccgtcaaGGGAGAGTGATGACGGTAGCGGTGGGAGGAGGGCCTCGAGGAAGACGTCGGTGGACGGGGACATGCAACCATATCGGGACCCCGAG GCCATTCGGCAAAGCAACCATTCAAATGTCCCAGTGCAACAAGTTATTGAAATTCCTCCTGAGTTTGATCCAGACTCTGCTGAGTTTATCTCTGACATATGTGATTACACAACAGAATTCATAGAGGAAATTGTGCACATTCCTTTTGAGTTTGATCCAGACAACGCTGATCTGGCTCCTGACGTAGAACTCCATTCAACAAAACTGCAACAGGAACAGATGGAAATTCCTCTTGAGTTTGATCCAGACAGTCCTGAGCTGTCTACTGACATGATCGAATATACAACAAAGCTCAAACAG TCACATGAACGTGCTCGAAAGCTACGGGCGGATTTAGCTGTCGAAGAGCAGCGTGAACAAGAGTTGAGTAGAGTACTTAAGGGCATTGTAACTGCACCAAATTTTACTGAGGCACATAAAAGAAGGCCAAGAAGGAAG AGCAGTATAGAACGACTCAAAGTATCAAAGCACTTAGCTGAAGAGGCAATGAATTATTTTGAGGAATGTGTCTCAATCTCAACATTGGATAGCACTGATCTCTCATCACTAGAGGACCCTCAAATAAATTCAGTTGTGAGTGTCGCACAAAAGAGCAGCAATACATTTTTCCACAAAGGTGTATCAAGCATTGCAGATCCCCACTATCCAACTGATCGTCATTGGCATAATGAA GATTCTGACAACCAAATGCGGTGCTCAATCAGCTTAACTGGATCTGATGCGTCTGGCAGTCATGCTATGATGACCCTCATTCCAAGAACTGCATATAGCTCCAGTGACGATCTGGATGGCTTTGACACACCAAAAAGCAGAAGTTGTTGTTTCTCCTTCACTCATGAGCCAACAAAAACTGTTGAGGGCGATGACGTTAAACAATATTTAAGAAGTTTTGGGAAGGGGATCTGTAAAGATCTAAGAGAGATAAGGTCAACTTATTGTGATGATGACTATGTATTTCAGAAAATGAATGCAGACTTACTAATGGATAGTATGAAATTTAAGAACAGGGTAAATTTTGGGGGTCTCCTTATTTGTAACACTAGAAGATtttga
- the LOC102709979 gene encoding actin cytoskeleton-regulatory complex protein pan1-like, with translation MADTKADAKPENTGGSGSFSEQAFVEKLNKLNNTATRIQTLSNWCIFHRKRARKVVDTWEKQYNSATKDKKVSFLYLSNDILQNSKRKGGEFVNEFWRVLPGLLKDFYVNGGEDGKKVVGRLIGIWDERKVFGTRIEGLKDEILGGSTHAVGNNGNSSNPSSNPSSVSKAVRKDSGTITKKLTVGGMPEKIVTAYQSVLDQHFDEDTALNKCNSAVSVLDRMDKDVDDACTQGIQQASPLISDLQGQEAVLKQCIEQLESVNMARITLINKLREALTEQEAKSELLRNQLHVARAKADHAMQLRQRLGVALNNGAGSSSSPLMVTLPPGQTAAMMQNSAAMPIFPQFQSLHPATSLPATSSAVGDEPKKTAAAMADKLASLSAPEKVLSSIFSSLAAEQARNGGSASGDLSAGPPGFESNKKPRVENPIHGSDMGASSYFGQMPQVQQQIGATPVLGGTQANQVPGSFPPPPPPLPLLPQFGQNTGGMFGIGPFGMVSGSAPPPPPLPNMMSAGFPRPSGLPPPPLLSQSQNQSQPQQQQSPQAPQQSPTSTGFFPPPGAGFFPPVQVQQSPSVQRQ, from the exons ATGGCGGATACGAAGGCGGACGCAAAACCGGAAAATACAGGCGGCAGCGGCTCGTTCAGCGAGCAGGCGTTTGTCGAGAAGCTCAACAAGCTCAACAACACAGCAACTAGGATCCAGA CACTTTCAAATTGGTGCATTTTTCACCGAAAGAGAGCCAGAAAGGTTGTTGATACATGGGAGAAGCAGTACAATAGTGCAACTAAGGATAAGAAAGTATCATTCCTCTATCTGTCAAATGATATCCTGCAAAACAGTAAACGCAAGGGAGGAGAGTTTGTGAATGAATTCTGGAGGGTTCTTCCTGGATTACTGAAAGATTTTTATGTCAATGGGGGAGAAGACGGAAAGAAAGTGGTTGGAAGGCTT ATAGGGATTTGGGATGAGCGCAAGGTGTTTGGAACCCGTATTGAAGGTCTGAAAGATGAAATTCTTGGTGGCAGTACTCATGCAGTGGGTAATAATGGCAATAGTTCAAATCCAAGCTCCAACCCCTCTTCAGTTTCCAAAGCTGTAAGGAAAGATTCTGGTACAATAACAAAA AAACTTACTGTTGGGGGGATGCCAGAAAAGATTGTAACTGCATACCAATCTGTGCTTGATCAACATTTTGATGAAGACACAGCTTTAAACAAATGTAATAGTGCTGTTAGTGTTTTGGATAGGATGGATAAAGATGTAGACGATGCTTGTACTCAAG GTATTCAGCAAGCATCACCATTGATTTCTGATCTTCAAGGCCAGGAAGCAGTCCTGAAGCAGTGCATTGAGCAACTTGAAAGCGTCAACATGGCTAGAATAACCCTAATCAACAAACTAAGAGAAGCCCTCACCGAACAG GAAGCAAAGTCGGAGCTTCTTCGCAATCAGTTACAT GTTGCTCGAGCAAAGGCTGATCATGCCATGCAACTAAGACAACGACTTGGTGTTGCCCTGAACAATGGTGCAGGGTCTAGTTCTAGTCCACTCATGGTTACACTTCCACCAGGACAAACAGCTGCCATGATGCAGAATTCAGCAGCAATGCCAATATTTCCCCAGTTTCAATCACTGCATCCAGCAACCTCACTTCCTGCCACGTCTAGTGCTGTTGGTGATGAGCCCAAAAAAACTGCAGCAGCTATGGCAGATAAGCTTGCATCTTTGTCAGCTCCTGAGAAGGTGCTCTCCTCCATTTTCTCATCCCTCGCAGCTGAACAAGCAAGGAATGGTGGTTCAGCTTCTGGAGATCTCTCTGCAGGACCTCCAGGATTTGAGAGCAATAAGAAGCCAAGGGTTGAGAACCCCATACATGGCAGTGACATGGGTGCTTCCTCATATTTTGGGCAAATGCCACAGGTGCAACAACAGATTGGAGCAACGCCTGTTCTTGGAGGCACACAGGCAAACCAAGTACCTGGTTCAtttccaccacctccgcctccatTACCTCTTCTGCCACAATTCGGTCAAAATACTGGAGGAATGTTTGGAATTGGACCTTTTGGGATGGTGAGTGGCtctgctccgcctccgcctccactgCCCAACATGATGTCAGCAGGCTTTCCAAGACCAAGTGGActgccacctccgcctctgCTTTCACAATCTCAGAACCAGAGCCAgccccagcagcagcagtctcCGCAGGCACCACAGCAATCACCGACCTCAACTGGATTTTTTCCACCACCAGGTGCTGGGTTCTTCCCACCAGTGCAGGTTCAGCAGTCTCCATCTGTCCAACGGCAATGA